Below is a genomic region from Mesorhizobium sp. NZP2298.
CGAGGCATTGCTGCCTTCGACGATCGGCGACAGGTCGAGAACGGACAGTTCGGTCATGCGTTGGGATCCTGTGTAGAAACCGCATGTAGGATGCGCGTGGCGACGCCGCAAATTCAAAAATATTCAGCCCTTCGCGGGCTCGGTGTTGGCGGCATCATCGTCCCCCACCATGCCGGTCTGCTGCGCGGCGAGAAAATTGCCGACATGGCCGAGCCCCTCGAAATGGTCGCAGAACACCTTGATAACGACCAGCAGCGGCACCGCCATCAAGGCGCCGACGAAACCCCACAGCCACGACCAGAAGGCAATGGCGATGAAGATCGCCACGGCGTTGATCTCCAGGCGCCTGCCGACCACCATCGGCGTCACGAACTGGCCTTCGACGACATCGCAGAGCAGCACGAAGGCCGGTGCCAGAAGCGCGTATGAAATTGTGTCGAAGCTGATCAGCGCCATTACCGCGACCAGCACGATGGTCAGCAGCGCGCCGACATAGGGCAGGAAGTTGAGCAGCGCGGCGGCCACGCCCCAGACCAGCGGGTTGGGCATGCCGAGCGCCCAAAGGCCAAGGCCGATGACCGTGCCGAGACCGGCATTGATGATGGTGACGGTGAGCAAATAGTGCGAGATCTCGCGCTCGACGTCATAGACGACACGCAGCGCCCGCTTCTTTTCCGTGAGGCTGGCGAAGGACTGGATGATCTTCTCGTAGAACATCGTGCCCGAGGCGAGCAGGAACAGCGACAGCACGAAGATGATGGTGAGGCTGGTTCCCGCCGCCAGGATGTTGCTGGCGGCGGATGACAGGATGCCCGACTGGGCGACCGCGACTTTCTGAATGCCCGGCTCCTGTGAGGTCTGGGTCAGTTGTTCGATCTGATGCGAGACCTGCATGATCCTTTCCAGTGGACGCCGCAATTGCGCCAGCCGGTCGGTAAGCTGCTGGCCGATCGACGAGGTGTTGTTGAGGAGGTCGATGACCGGGCCGCTGAGCAGGTAGCCGGCGCTGGCGAAAACGCAGATCGACAGCAGCACCAGAAGGGTCGCCGAAACCACTTCGGGAATGCCGCGCTTGCGCAGCAGCCGGACGATCGGTGTCAGTGTCAGCGCCAGCAGGAACGCCAGGATGACCGGCATGAAGAAGGCACGGCCGAAGTAGAGCGCATAGACGGTCATGAAAATGAAGATGCCGACCAGCAGCGTGCGCATCAGATGCGTATCGGCACGCGCCACGGCGCGCGCTTCGGCCGCTTCGGCAACGCCCGCGCCCAGCGCGTCGGGTTCGGCTTTCATCTCGGTCCCTCAGCGGTGCACCGCAATTGGTGCAGTCCATCGACCGAAAACGCTAGCGCGGCTTCAAGGTTCCGTTAGCCGGCAGAGCCTGAGAAGCCGACCCTGCCGTCAGCTTACGCCACCGGAGCTGCCACAGCCGGCGCGGATTTCACCGTCTCCTTGCGCACGATCGGCGCCACCTTGGTGCCGTAGAGCTCGATCGCCTTCATGATCTTGGCATGCGGCATGGTGCCGATCGCCATCTGCAGCAGGAAGCGGTCATTGTTGAATATCCTGTGCTGGGCGACGATCTTTTCGGCCACCTGCTCGGGGCTGCCGACGAACAGGGCGCCATTGGTGCCGCGCGCCTGGTCGAAATGCGCCCGCGATGTCGGACCCCAGCCGCGCTCGCGGCCGATGCGGTTCATCACCTCGGCCTGCGGGCCGTAGAAATCGTTGGCCGCCTGCTCGGTCGTGTCGGCGATGAAGCCATGCAC
It encodes:
- a CDS encoding AI-2E family transporter: MKAEPDALGAGVAEAAEARAVARADTHLMRTLLVGIFIFMTVYALYFGRAFFMPVILAFLLALTLTPIVRLLRKRGIPEVVSATLLVLLSICVFASAGYLLSGPVIDLLNNTSSIGQQLTDRLAQLRRPLERIMQVSHQIEQLTQTSQEPGIQKVAVAQSGILSSAASNILAAGTSLTIIFVLSLFLLASGTMFYEKIIQSFASLTEKKRALRVVYDVEREISHYLLTVTIINAGLGTVIGLGLWALGMPNPLVWGVAAALLNFLPYVGALLTIVLVAVMALISFDTISYALLAPAFVLLCDVVEGQFVTPMVVGRRLEINAVAIFIAIAFWSWLWGFVGALMAVPLLVVIKVFCDHFEGLGHVGNFLAAQQTGMVGDDDAANTEPAKG